In the Burkholderia contaminans genome, GAGCACACGCTCGACTTGACGAAGTCTGACGAAACACGGGTTATTGGCGCGGTACACTCGATTTCATCCCACTCCGCGCGAGGGCGCCCGCCATCATGAGGATCTCAGTCAGCCGCACCGTCGGCGTCGATCGCAGACGCCTCTTCACGTGGTCGCAGGATTACGCGCGGCGGCTCGTGTGGGACAGCTTCCTCTCCGACGCCTACCTGCTCGACGGCATGACGGCCGACGTCGGCGTCGACGCGTTCTGCCGCAGCCAGTCGGGCGCGACGATGGTGTCGCGCTACATCTCGTACCGTCCGCCGCAGGTCGCCGCCATCGAAATGGTCGACGGGCCGAAAGTGCTCGAACGCTTCAGCGGCAGCTGGAACTTCACCGAGCACACGCCCGGCACGACCGAAGTGAAATTCACGTACCACTTCCGCGCCCAGCCGGCCTGGCTGCGCTGGCTGCTCGAACCGCTGATCGGCGCGTTCTACCTCGTGCAGACGCGACGGCGTCTCGATTCGTTCAAACGCTGGGCCGAAGCCGAAGCACTGCCGCACTGACAGGCGACGCGGGTCGCACGGCCCGGCTCGGCAGCCTGTCGCCAACATCCGCAAGCGTCAAAGCACACTGCACGGCCCGATCCGCAACGGCCGCTCCTCCGGCCGCGCCGTTCGAACCGCATCCGCGCTAACGTGTGCCGCCCCCGCGCAACGGGAACGTTTCCGCCCCCGCATCGCGGCGCAACGTGACCTCCGTACCGGTCAGCCATCCTGACGATTGAAGGATCGGGCGCGCGATCGCGTACAGGCGGTCGGCGCTCGCACCATAGAAGTACAGATAACCGTCGTTGCCGTCTCGATGCAATTCGGTCTCGCCCAGCTCGCCGGCGCCTGCCTGCTTCACCGCACGATCCAGCCGTTGCTCCAGCGCGTGAAGGCGCGTCTTGTCCTTCTCGTAGTAATCGAAGTGCACCATCACGACCGGCCCGGGCGGCTTCGGCGGCACATCGGCGGCAGCGTTGGCGGCAAGCAATGCCCAGCCGAGCAACGCGACAATTCGGATTCCGTTACGCATATCGGTCAAGGACTTGAATGGCCCGCCGACGTCGGCGCACCGCCGCGCGCAACCTGCTGCCGGACTTGGGCTTGCGTGCCGAGCGCCGCGGCGATCGCATCGACCGCGTCGGCCGCACGCGCCGCGCCGCACATGAACGCGTCGACGGCCGCGAAGCGATGCTCGGGCCACGTATGGATCGTGATGTGCGATTCGGCGAGCAGCACGACGCCCGTCACGCCATGGTCACCGCCGAAATGATGGAAATGCGCACCGATCACGCGCGCGCCCGCCTGCTGCGCCGCTTCGGTGAGGATCGACTCGAGCCGAGCGGCGTCGCGCAGCAGCACCGCGTCGATGCCGGCCAGGTCGGCCAGCACGTGCGAGCCGAACGTCGCGCGCGGTGGCGCGATCCCGTCGCGCGCGGTCATTTGTGCGACCCGTACGACGAGTAGCCGCTGCGGGCCGACGAACTGCCCCAGCCGCTGCCGCCCGACCCGCTGCCGCCGATCGATGCGCAGCTGAACAGCGTGACGACGATCAGGCCGTAGATGCCGTAGAGGATGTACCGGATCACGCGTTGCCCCCGTCCGACGCGAAGCTCTTCCACAGCCACTCAGGCAGCCACAGCACGAGCAGGCCGACCAGCACGTAGACGGAGCGGCCGCTGAACGAGAACAGCGAGCCCATGTTCAGGATGACGAGCAACGCGCTGAACACGAGCGGCAGCGGCGCGAAACTGTGCGGGCCCTTCCGGCCGAACAGGCCCGTCGACGCGGTGGCGCCCGTTGCCGCCGCAGCCGCGGCGGTCGCGAGCGCCGGCGTGCCGAAGCGTTCGGCAAGCGTGCTGCCCGACAGCGGCCGCGCACGCGACCAGACGATCTCCGCGTCGCTGCGCTCGCGCGTCAGCTTGTCCTTCTGCCAGCCGTAGTCGATGATCGACGTGCGATCGCCGACCTGCACGCGCCAGTTGAACGCACCGACCACGTAGACGACCTCCGAGTCATATTCCTCGCGCAGGCGGTAGGTCTTGTCGCCGTCGGTCACGTCGGCATCGCTGCCGATCGTCGGCCATTGGTCGAGCACCTGCACGCGCTCCCAGCGCCCTTCGCTGTGCACGAGCCACAGGAACCCGCGCTTCGGGTTCAGCAGCAGGTACTCGTCCCACGTCTCTTCGTCGCCCGGCACGCGGCAACGCATCATCCCGATCACCGTGTACTTCACGCCGTCGAACGTGCCGATCGCGCCGAGCTCCAGCGCACCCTTCACCGCTTCGAGCTTGCGCTGCGCCGCGAACACGGTCTGCTGCTCGGCCGTGCACTGCACGCCCGCATGGCAACTGCCGCACACCACGTAGTCGGCGACGTTCGGCGCATACGACAGCGGTGCGCCGCAGCTCGGGCACGCGAACGGTACCATCTCCGCACCGC is a window encoding:
- the speD gene encoding adenosylmethionine decarboxylase, whose translation is MTARDGIAPPRATFGSHVLADLAGIDAVLLRDAARLESILTEAAQQAGARVIGAHFHHFGGDHGVTGVVLLAESHITIHTWPEHRFAAVDAFMCGAARAADAVDAIAAALGTQAQVRQQVARGGAPTSAGHSSP
- a CDS encoding DUF4178 domain-containing protein; translation: MFSTSCPQCGAPVEFRSAAAVMAVCAFCRSTLLKHGTDVERIGELATVLDDASPIQIGTAGRYGKRAFTVLGRIQMTYDAGAWSEWYVVFDDGTFGWLSDASGQYAITVREPDDASGGAWPAFGTLEPGMRIDHGGRAFLVSDVRTARCTGGDGELPFRVDAGWEARVVDLRTGNAFATYDYSDADSNGGSPAVYTGEALEFDALAFTGLRDTDHDTREKRGAEMVPFACPSCGAPLSYAPNVADYVVCGSCHAGVQCTAEQQTVFAAQRKLEAVKGALELGAIGTFDGVKYTVIGMMRCRVPGDEETWDEYLLLNPKRGFLWLVHSEGRWERVQVLDQWPTIGSDADVTDGDKTYRLREEYDSEVVYVVGAFNWRVQVGDRTSIIDYGWQKDKLTRERSDAEIVWSRARPLSGSTLAERFGTPALATAAAAAATGATASTGLFGRKGPHSFAPLPLVFSALLVILNMGSLFSFSGRSVYVLVGLLVLWLPEWLWKSFASDGGNA
- a CDS encoding type II toxin-antitoxin system RatA family toxin, whose amino-acid sequence is MRISVSRTVGVDRRRLFTWSQDYARRLVWDSFLSDAYLLDGMTADVGVDAFCRSQSGATMVSRYISYRPPQVAAIEMVDGPKVLERFSGSWNFTEHTPGTTEVKFTYHFRAQPAWLRWLLEPLIGAFYLVQTRRRLDSFKRWAEAEALPH